In the genome of bacterium, the window GGCTCTGAGGGCGGCGGCAGCCACCACATCGAGGACCTGGGCCTCGCCCCGCAGGGCTTCATCGGCGACGAGTACGTCGTCGAGCTGGACCTGGCGCCGCGGCACCTGAACATCGGCGGCATCGTGCACGGGGGCGTCCTGTGCAGCCTCCTGGACACGGCGATGGCGCGCTCGTTCTTCATGGCCGAGACGGGCGACAAGCTATCGGCGGCGACCCTCGA includes:
- a CDS encoding PaaI family thioesterase is translated as MSGSEGGGSHHIEDLGLAPQGFIGDEYVVELDLAPRHLNIGGIVHGGVLCSLLDTAMARSFFMAETGDKLSAATLEMKINFLGSAKSGKLTARGRVAHRTQRTAFVEGWIEDEEGRPLARATATIMVFATGGVR